The genomic segment TGCTCTTTGGTAATGTCGATAGGGTCAGCCGGGGCGTTATGACGGTTGGTACTACAGCCAACTAAGACCAGCAGACTGGCCGCACTCAGCGTAGCGATTGCAGTTAACTTGCTCATTGTTTTTTCCTTGCGCTCAGAGAGGTGTAAAAGAATAGTTAATGAGCTGGCGTTTGGCTATTACAGTGAGTTACAGTTGGGAGGCCGGCAAGGAATATAAGAAAGTAGCAGGTCTGGCTACTCAGGTCATCTGAGCAGCCACTTACGGAGCACCTTAAACACCCAATCCCGGTGTTTGAGTACAATTCGATTTTTTGGCAACCAGCTGCTGGAGTACAGCACTGTTTTGGCTTTTGAAAAGGTTAAAAACCCTTCATAACCATGGTATTGCCCCATGCCTGAGTGGCCAATTCCACCAAAAGGCGCATCATCCGCAACGACATGCATAGTGGTATCATTGACACTGATACCGCCACTGTGGGTGTTGGCTATCAGGCGTTCTATCAGGGGGTTATTATTTGACATTATATAAAGCGCCAGAGGGCGGGGCCGGGCGTTAATATAGGAAATGACATCATCCAGTGTGTCGTAGGTCATCACAGGCAATAAAGAGCCAAATATCTCTTCTTGCAACACAGCCATATCTTCACTGACATTGGTGAGCAGATGCGGATAAACACACTTGCTGTTACTTGGGTCATGTGCTTTAACGGGGTGAACTATAGCGCCTTTTGATTTTGCATCATCCAGCAAGTGTAGTAACCGGGTAAGCTGACGGTCGGAGATAATATGGCTTTGTTTGTTGCTGTTGTTGCTGGAGAGGTGATATTCGGTATAACGGGCAATAAAAGTATCGATAAAGGAATCAACGCGCTTGGCAGGCACAAAAACATAATCGGGAGCAACGCAGATTTGTCCTGAATTGATCGATTTGCCCATTATCAATGCATCAACAGCAACGCCTATATCGATATCCTGATCTATGATGGTGGGCGATTTCCCTCCTAACTCCAGTGTGATGGGGGTCAGGTTGTCGGCGGCCGATTTGGCAACCAGTTTGCCTACCTCGGTTGAGCCTGTAAAAATCAGATGGTCGAATGGCAAAGCCGCGAATGCCGCGCCAATTTGTGCATCACCTTCTACCAAATGTACATGCTCGCTAATATCTTCAAGAATGCTTTTTAATGCCTGATTTGCATGAGGTGTGAACTCACTCATCTTGATCATCACCCGGTTGCCGGCGGCCAGCGCCTGTATAGTTGGCCCCAGAGCAAGATAGAAAGGGAAGTTCCAGGGGGTTACAACGCCAACCACCCCTAAAGGTTGATAATGTACTTTCACTTTTGACGGCATGAGCATGAGCCCGGCATGGCGTTTTGAGGGCTGCATCCATTTTTTCAGATGTTTGATGGCATAATTAATGGCTGCAATGGTGGGCATTATGTCGGCAAAGAAAGTATCGAATTGACTGCGATAACCATAATCCTGAGACAAGGCCTGATAGATGTGTTGTTCGTGCGAGACCAATGCTCGTTTGAGCTTTTTGAGCACTGCAACGCGTTGTGCATAGTCGGGCGCAGGGTCCCGGGCATAGGCAGATTGCAGCGCCTGAAAGTTCATGGTTAGCAATGTCTGTTCAGAAACTGTGCTCATATTGGTCATTGTACAGGGCCTTTTTGTGGCGGTTTTTGCAAAGAGACTTATCTGATAATAACCCTCATCTGAGCAAGTGTGAATAAAAGCTCTAAAATTGGTTAAAAAAAGCCAAACCGCCTTTGTGGCAAATGTATCTTGTGCAATACATCGGGCTTCAAGATGCCGTTTTAGGTCTTTGTGCTAATCAAGACAAGAGGTTAACTCCATGGTCGACCTTTTGTGGCAACTTGACCTTGCTTTTCTGCCAGTTCAGCCAGCTTTCCAGACGTGCACCCTGAATCCACTAAGCGTAAATTTTCCGGAGCATACCTATGTATTTATGCCCCACTTGTTTTGCCTGCCATGCCGGATCAGTACCTGCCATAAAAACTTGTGACGCAAAAAAGTGATGTAGCTTATACGGCTCCCTGTATGTTCATTTCGACCTGCGTAACCAGTCTTTCCCAATATTTAGGTACCGTGGTTAATGCTAGCCGAATATACGGCTTATACTCTCAGCTTAAAAAGACTCGGCGGAAAATTTTAAGATTGCCCAAGGCAATACAGATAGCACAACTTTGGTACAGCACAGCGATGGAGCATGAAGCCCTGTCCTGGGCGATTCCGACGGCATACATTGAGAGTGGTCGCATTATAGGCACGGCATCTGAACTGCCCTTTGTAGAAATAGAAGTTTAATGAAGTCTATTAAGGTGGTGTTGGAGGTTTCGGGCGTAGCAAAGTTGAGAGCGCTTTAATACTCGTACAACAAACTTAAAATATAATATATAATCCAACCAATGCTCAGCCCTTACTCCTCATGGGTTGTCAACCGGCCGCCAAGGATTGCTACTTCCTTATGCGATAGAGGGCTTTAATTAGCTTCTCTTGGACGGCGGAAAACTAAAAGGTAGCAATAGTCTGAACACCTCGGTACCCCTATATCTTGGTATTTTGAGAGACTTGGGGTACGTTGATAAAGGAATAGCCATGGCGAAACCTGAATTAACGAGTTCAGCAAGCTTACATCATAGACTTGGTGCATTTGGTGCTCTGTTTGCGGTGCTGGCTACCGCGTTTCCAGCGCCGGAAGCTTTTGTGCTTGCGATTGTGGCATCTGTCATCTTGTCTGAGCTGTAATGCTTAGGTGCGTATTCAGCTCGGCTGGCGCGCCGACCCTCATAGTCACATTTCACTCATTCCCATCATTCCAATATAGCCCTTTTTTTATTGTCTGAACTGCCTTGTTTTTGCACTTTTATGGTGTAATCTATATTGCATTATAAAATATTAAGGATATGCAACTATATAGATGTTGAGGCAGATATTCGTTGATAGCGACATAGATTCGCTTTTAAATACAGCTTGTACGGGCAAATATGAAGTTAAAGATAGATATCTAATTAGCCAGCTTGCTTACGTTCCACTTTCGCTTACTGAGCATAATTTGCTAAGACTTAGTCAGTTGATGAATGATAAAGGCGAGGTATATCGTAAATGGCTTTTGCCCGCGGCCTACAGTCGTAATAAAAAAGACCGCGCCATCGAAGTTCCAGAAGTATTTTGCCAAGCACTTGAGCAATATCTTGATTGGTACGAACAACAAGAATTACCAGCAGAATATAGGCATAACTTAGGAACGTATAGAGGCTTTAGTGAGTATGCACCAGCGCTGCTTAATGATCGTCTCAATGAGTTCGCCATGAGTGAGCGAGCAGTTAAAAACGGCATAAACAAACAACCGACAAACCTAAGAACCAAAGTAAACACATTACTTAAAAAGGCTGGATTAGATTGGGCTACAGCGAAAACATTTGAAGATTCGCTAATTATCCACTTAGCAAAAAATGTTGACCATGGTGTTGTTGCTGATTTGTTTGGTTACGCATCGAGGCAGGTTGTAACAGACAAATACAACGGTAATTTATTGCATTTATCAGACGCCATAAATAACGTGTATTCAAGAATTAAAGTTACAGGGCATTAAAATGTATTTTAAACGTGGGTCAGGAAAATGAGACTATTTAAATATATGGGCTTAGATATGAGGGCACTCAGCGATTTACACTTAAGAATTTCATCAAGGGACTGCTTAAACGACCCTTTTGAGTTTCTACCAACTACTTCAGCAGTAAAAAGGAAAGTTGAGATTATGCAGTCTTTAGATCAATTTCAATATGAAAGACTAGACTCTCAATTTAATGTAGATTACATGGAAGAATTAGATACAGATCTACTTAAGTATGGTGTTGTTTGTCTGAGTGAAAACGGCAATAACAATCTTATGTGGTCTCATTATGCTGATGAGCACAAAGGTGTAATGATAGAGCTAGAGTCAGAAAACTTATTTAGATTTTCACCAGAACAAAAAAAGGTCATGGATAATGATTTTTCAGCAGCTTCAATAAAACCCAAGCCCGTTAATTATGATGTTAAAAGGGCTGGCTTGGATATAAGTGAAGAATGTTTATATGAATATGCAAACTCTAATTTTATTGAAAGATTCTTTACAATGAAAGGCTATGAATGGAAGTGTGAGCAAGAATGGAGGTATATTTTTAAATTTTTACACGCAGATAAAGTAATTGTTAATACTCCCGAAGAGCAAGTTGAAAGCATTAGTAACGAACTAATTAGATGTAAAGTACCATTTGATCTTGAAAGTAACACTTTTATAGTTAACGCAGGTGATAATGATTTCAATATGATAATGGTAGATGTCATATCTAAGAATAATGATTTATCACCAGTCTACCTTAAAAGTGTAAATCCTCGGTGTATTAAAGCGATATATTTTGGATGTCGTGTTGAAGAGAGTGTAGCTAGAGAGAAAAAAGATACTTTAATCAGAACAAACAAAGCATATGGGCAGGTAATTTTCAAGAAAATTGATTTAGATGAAGAGTCATATCAGCTGCGGCAAACTATTCTATGATTTAGAAGTGATTATGCTTGACAATTAACTTCCCTAACTTTGAATATTGGAAAAAGGATTAGTATGTTAAATCTATGGCTAGATGAGTTATTTCTGACCTTGGCGATTATAATAGCCTTGCTTGCCTATATTGACTGGATGCTTGGAGAAGAAAAGCGTAGCCTTATGAGAGAAAGCATGGGGCACTTTTGGCTTCATATCCAAGATAAAACTTTTTTCGAGTTGCTCATGGAAGGGTCAATGCATGCTAAACGTTGGTTAATATTCATTTATCACGGAAAAGGCCGTATTTTCAGAGCAGGTCTTTTTTCATTTGGTCTCAGTCTAATAGTGTTTCTCATATATTCGGTAGTTGTGTATGTACCAGAAAGAGAGGACCTACTACATGGTAGGTATATACTTTCTATTGCGTTACATATACCCGCCGAACCAACTGAGTACCAATTAGATAGATGGGCGCAGGTGGCTGGGTTTGTGTTTAGTAACGCTATTATCAATGTAATTTCAATCGCAATGACAATTTTTTTGCTAAACATTCTTCACCGGCGTTATTCAAAACGAAGAGTGGCTTTAGTAATACTAGGTGATTTAGTAGTAGCTTTAATTGCTGTGTTAGTTACGATGCCGTTAGCGATGGTTATATACATAATTTCCTATGATATTCTCTTCAGCTATTTAATTTGCAATGCTGGCTCGGTATGCAAATCAGGGGTTGATTTTCAAGATTATATACATATGTATTTTGATTCCCTCGATGTGATGAGGTATCACATTGGTAAGCTTCTTGCGGAAAGTAGTAATTTAAATGATTATGAACACTCTGTCGTCAACAGGTGGATATTCGGCAACTTTGCTTATATATCAACGCTGTCAAATATGTGGCCGACACTACTTCATTTACTCTTTGTCTTTTCAATGTTGTTTCTTAAGGTAATTCAGCCAATCATTCATCCATTTATATCTGCTACTCTATATGCACTTCATGAGTCTAAAAAAGGAGTTATAACATCGATTTCTATAGGCTTAGGTGTTGGAATTAAACTACTCCAAATGTGGGTTAAACTTAATTAAAACTAAGTTTTTTTGGTTTGGTATTGCGGTAAATCTCCATATTAAATTAAGAAATCAGTATTGGAATACTAGGGGTTTTATGTTGCAGGGTGTAGCAATCAGGCTTAAATGCGGTACAGAGGTTCACTTGGCAAAGCCAACCCGACATTGCCATTGCATAGAAAAGGCGCATAACAGTGGTTTAGATTCTCGCTGCGGCGGAGAGAATCAAGGATTTTATGATGATAAAGGCAACTACTTAAATAGAAAAGAAGCGATGATATACATTAAAGAACAAGGTGTCTCTTTACTGCCAATGTCATGCGGTCGTATCAATAAAAGTCCATATCTTTTTAGTGAAGATGTTTGGTAATAGAAAATTTTAAGTATTGGAATAAAATGGAAACGCTAGAACACCTAAAAAGTGGCGATATTTTAATAAATATTGACCAATCCAATAATTGCATTTCTTTGCGTGACATAGATGTAGGTTCGCTTGCTGAATATATTGTGGCCTCTTCCAATAGCGGTGGAAGGCACTTGATTATAGGTAATGGACGTACAGAAATTGTTGGGGTCGAACCAGAGTCGTTTAGTTCTATATTTACTCAAGCAGAATCACTATGCAACGGGGTAGATGTCAGTTTAGAGTTTATTCCTAGCATCAGAAAGATATATACACTTGGAATAATTACAGTAAAACCATCAATCAAACTGGCGAGTGTTCAGGGCGCTGTATATGAGCTTGAACACAACACACCTCGATTAATGTCTGAATCACAGATATTAACAAAGATTGGACTAGGTATAGACTCAGAATTGATTAATTCATTGGCAGGTGATATTGCATTTCAATCAAGAATTATTGAGAACCTGCAAACAGATATTAAAAGAGCCTC from the Pseudoalteromonas sp. R3 genome contains:
- a CDS encoding DUF2971 domain-containing protein, which codes for MRLFKYMGLDMRALSDLHLRISSRDCLNDPFEFLPTTSAVKRKVEIMQSLDQFQYERLDSQFNVDYMEELDTDLLKYGVVCLSENGNNNLMWSHYADEHKGVMIELESENLFRFSPEQKKVMDNDFSAASIKPKPVNYDVKRAGLDISEECLYEYANSNFIERFFTMKGYEWKCEQEWRYIFKFLHADKVIVNTPEEQVESISNELIRCKVPFDLESNTFIVNAGDNDFNMIMVDVISKNNDLSPVYLKSVNPRCIKAIYFGCRVEESVAREKKDTLIRTNKAYGQVIFKKIDLDEESYQLRQTIL
- a CDS encoding coniferyl aldehyde dehydrogenase; its protein translation is MSTVSEQTLLTMNFQALQSAYARDPAPDYAQRVAVLKKLKRALVSHEQHIYQALSQDYGYRSQFDTFFADIMPTIAAINYAIKHLKKWMQPSKRHAGLMLMPSKVKVHYQPLGVVGVVTPWNFPFYLALGPTIQALAAGNRVMIKMSEFTPHANQALKSILEDISEHVHLVEGDAQIGAAFAALPFDHLIFTGSTEVGKLVAKSAADNLTPITLELGGKSPTIIDQDIDIGVAVDALIMGKSINSGQICVAPDYVFVPAKRVDSFIDTFIARYTEYHLSSNNSNKQSHIISDRQLTRLLHLLDDAKSKGAIVHPVKAHDPSNSKCVYPHLLTNVSEDMAVLQEEIFGSLLPVMTYDTLDDVISYINARPRPLALYIMSNNNPLIERLIANTHSGGISVNDTTMHVVADDAPFGGIGHSGMGQYHGYEGFLTFSKAKTVLYSSSWLPKNRIVLKHRDWVFKVLRKWLLR